TCCAACTATTTTGCGTATATCCGTGACCCGTGGAACAGCTACGCCGAGTATTCCTACGACATCGACTATGTCGAGCCGGGCGCCAGCTGGCCGGCAGCGGATCATCCGATCGAAGACTCGCTCTATGTTTGGGGGCCCGACGTCCCCGAGGACTTCGTCTTCAATTACGAGGCCCAGCCCGCCTCGCCTCGATGATCCGCCCAAGGCGGCGTCAAGCCTTGTCCTGAGGGAAGCGGCAAAACCTCGGCGGCATATCGTGCTAGAGAAACAGACCGCAGGTGGCGAGCTGTCCCGGCAGGTGACGTGAGTCGGGGCACCAACCGATCGATCCAATCGCTGTCGTGATGGGTCGTTCGGCCAGGTTCCACGACGGTAACCGATGCCATGGCCGACCATGCCGGTAGATAACAATGAATGAGTCAGTATTCCTAAGGAGACGAAATGAAAGAAAGAATCAGCCTGGCGGCGGTCTTGGCGTCGCTCGCGACGGTCGGCATCGGTTCCGCCCAGGCGACGGAGAATGGGCTTGTCAACTATCCGATTGGCGTGAACACCGTCCTCGACGGTGTGCTTCCCGCGCCGGGCGACACTCGTTTCTACAATTACACGCAGTACTATGTCGCGAACAAGTTCGCCGGCGGGAAGGGCGATAGCGCCGTTCCCGGGTTCCGCAGCAGCGCCTTTGTCGACGCGCCTCGGGTCGTTCACACCTGGAACACGACGCTAGGTCCGTTCACCCTGTCCAGTGGGCTGATTGCCACCATATTCCACCTCAAACTCGATACCCCGGGCGGAAATGGAACGCGTAGCGCATTCGGCGACACGATCGTGCAGCCCCTGATGCTCGGCTACGTGAACCGGTCGCATTCGTTCTTCGCCTTTCTTACCAACGATGTCGCTCTACCCACCGGCGCGTACCAGGCCGATCGCGTCGCGAACACCGGGCTGAATACCTATGCCTGGATGCCTAGCCTGAACGTGACATGGTTTCCGGCCCCTGCTTGGGAACTGTCGGGCATGGCCCTGGTAGAACTCAACTCGCCGAACCACGCTACGAACTATCACTCGGGCGCTGTCGCCGCGTTCGACTGGCTCGTGGGATACGCCGTGACAAAACAGGTGCAACTCGGCGTGCAAGGCTTCTATCTCAAACAATTCACGGACGACACGGTCAACGGGCAGTCCGTCAACGAGAACGGCTTCAGAGGACAAGCCGTCGGCATCGGGCCGCAGGTTCGCTGGGAGTGGCGCCCCGGCTCGTCTGTCGTGCTGAAATACCAGCACGAGCTGGCCGTGCGCAATCGCCCGCAGGGCGAGCGAATCTGGCTCGAAGTCAGCGTACCTCTCTAGCGCCTGCTATGCGCGCTGCGCCATAGCGCTCGACGAACACCTTGTCGCGCCGCGCGCCTTGGCCGTGCCGTCCGTCGACGGCCGAATGCCTCGGCCCTGAGCCGGGTTCGCGATCCCCGGCACCGCGTAGCGCGGCAAACGCGGGTTCCAACGCCTCCTCGGCGTGTATCGCGTCGAACCTGACGGCCACGCGGCGGCGGCCAGGCCCGTCCCGCCTCGGTGAGCGCGCCGCCTCAAAATCATTCCCCCGGAGCAAGCGGGCCGATCCTGGCAGGCAGCCCGATGCCCACCGGCGGCTCGCGCGAAGCGGTGCCCGCCGTGCCGAACATGTCGGCCGCACGCTGCTGCAAGCGGCGCTTCATCCGTGTCGAGGATTCGGTTCCCTCGCCGGCATGATCGCTGGCTCGGCCCCGGCCGTTCCACTGGTCGCGCTGTCCGAATCGGCGGCACTCCCGCACCTCGGCGTGCCGCCTTGTGCGATCAGCGCACGAATCGAGGGTAATCACCGACGTCGAGCGGTTCAAGGCGGGGGCGCGTCACGCCGATATTGTGCCAACCGGTTAATGTCTGGAGCGACACATGAAGCTGTCCGCGAAGTTGATGATGATGGTTGCCGCCGCGCTGCTGGGGGTCGTCCTGCTTGCGGCAGTGTCGCTGCAAACCTTGCGCAACGCGCTGATCGACAGCCGCCGCGACGAGGTCGTCATCCTGTTGACCAAAGCCGAGCATCTCGTGGCTTCGTATCGCGCGATGCAGGCGAGCGGCGCCCTCACGC
The window above is part of the Burkholderia glumae LMG 2196 = ATCC 33617 genome. Proteins encoded here:
- a CDS encoding SphA family protein is translated as MKERISLAAVLASLATVGIGSAQATENGLVNYPIGVNTVLDGVLPAPGDTRFYNYTQYYVANKFAGGKGDSAVPGFRSSAFVDAPRVVHTWNTTLGPFTLSSGLIATIFHLKLDTPGGNGTRSAFGDTIVQPLMLGYVNRSHSFFAFLTNDVALPTGAYQADRVANTGLNTYAWMPSLNVTWFPAPAWELSGMALVELNSPNHATNYHSGAVAAFDWLVGYAVTKQVQLGVQGFYLKQFTDDTVNGQSVNENGFRGQAVGIGPQVRWEWRPGSSVVLKYQHELAVRNRPQGERIWLEVSVPL